A portion of the Pomacea canaliculata isolate SZHN2017 linkage group LG13, ASM307304v1, whole genome shotgun sequence genome contains these proteins:
- the LOC112553619 gene encoding uncharacterized protein LOC112553619 isoform X2: MDAIVEKDLSQAELSSSGVLKETNSRIQPVQVTFGFETLTGVPVGDSTDHSRELQSGMEAEGKQLCTCSLVEQFNRDWSIRCSQLQNLTPEQYYLVLLEHLQFVQKLTNSQPSVNKIPDSIDGENKNTNSSAPDHEGIQPCPLHGFMSQAEGTSLLNLYFNHEGILPGSSGLVGGIAGILDSLGAQARSSAQEEEELPQGKKLMKLKDRIEKELQNLHEKENYMKKTLRELTASKTKVDKEWAAYISQLHSRLDKQHRQAKEVFYKKHSSCEKKIKERQIEVCSYQTQLTNLLARVETALHHDGCPQPSSGFKTLKKELTTILSMMPEFQVEAKQSYILDRPDDITKNLSFIAGSVKVKVNYSSFSEQETSGQNEELSPPTGKVIPAQHTEMSPAPQCNSSTAQQHEVLASLPDLGSTIIPDKSTTAESRTAPQAKIAETPQVAGIMGPHKQEIADTEKKGAGVEQSQTSRASSKTPVASCENIISSQQYISSQNSRTGATQIGSTLASHTTMQNATAVHSVTGTELKISATAPQSSSAILGQIESTVQNKHIADPQVKSTSVPPSKNTSQNKKSPEPQVKSTPQAASQSRSTKEPKIKSTTASQSKSTTIPQSTAVLKSKETSKVKKKSTAAVQSTSTSTSTSPPKNKSAEAAESRHNMAIPGKNVAESAQSKSTADSLQWMTETAVPSERPAHKGEAISHLMEKDAQSQKKAMFVPLTLVGPPVPKLAEIKHWSSVPLSTHPAPCADSTKRSYPDRAGLAEGLENLSTDLVANDTDSSLPQTVIHQTSAVSTAMQDLTSGFSHYADMPPSSFASCSFGQSMSYAAVAQKPAVPVPPGGSLFPQASSSGEKVGKSRQRKRSRRGGKGRKQAVKVSAFEMPTSIMPSSIMEDTSSSPVTFKGSGKVPTSFAPLPNGQVWLAYGDRDPHIDLMNEDKIIERVRVGGNIYQVSCITDECIALLSQSPYPRLLLIDSTKKPSEMHVLDMKTTAFSVGFTGIAVCGYRSLLWIHLNSGAKELIVSEEDSTFIKTSSCAVMFRDGSEVICVADKGGHAVCFFEKKLKKGAITLEPYTGAGLHPSDQKKDFTPISVSAHSAGFLGILDSTTQSVLILDSKLQLTSVISKQHLCCGIPSVIAFSADSSCKLWVASEPGPLCLAPLLLLYI, encoded by the exons ATGGATGCCATTGTGGAGAAGGATCTCTCACAGGCAGAGTTATCATCATCTGGGGTCCTTAAAGAGACAAATTCTAGAATTCAACCTGTACAAGTAACCTTTGGATTTGAAACATTAACAGGAGTCCCAGTAGGAGACAGCACTGACCACTCTAGAGAGTTGCAGAGTGGGATGGAAGCAGAAGGGAAACAGTTGTGTACATGCTCATTAGTAGAGCAGTTTAACCGGGACTGGTCCATTAGATGCAGTCAGTTACAGAATCTGACCCCTGAACAGTACTACTTGGTTCTCCTGGAGCATCTCCAGTTTGTTCAGAAATTAACAAACAGCCAACCATCAGTTAATAAAATCCCTGACAGTATtgatggagaaaacaaaaatacaaactcCTCTGCTCCTGACCATGAAGGAATTCAGCCCTGCCCACTACATGGATTCATGTCACAAGCAGAAGGCACAAGCCTGTTAAACTTGTATTTTAATCATGAAGGCATCCTTCCAGGTTCATCTGGTCTTGTTGGAGGTATTGCAGGGATCTTGGATAGTCTAGGTGCACAAGCACGAAGTTCTGCTCAAGAGGAAGAAGAGCTTCCACAAGGGAAAAAACTGATGAAGCTGAAAGACAGAATTGAAAAAGAGTTGCAGAATCTGCATGAAAAAGAGAACTATATGAAGAAAACCTTGAGAGAGCTAACGGCATCCAAAACAAAG GTGGATAAAGAATGGGCGGCCTATATCAGCCAGCTTCACTCCAGACTAGATAAGCAGCACCGCCAGGCCAAGGAAGTGTTCTATAAAAAACACAGCAGTTGcgaaaaaaagataaaggaacGTCAGATCGAG GTATGCAGCTATCAGACCCAGCTAACAAACCTTCTGGCTCGCGTGGAAACAGCACTTCATCATGATGGGTGCCCCCAACCATCTTCTGgctttaaaactttaaagaaggAGTTGACTACGATTCTAAGTATGATGCCTGAATTTCAG GTTGAAGCCAAACAATCATACATCCTTGACCGTCCTGACGACATCACCAAAAATCTCTCCTTTATTGCGGGATCTGTAAAAGTCAAGGTTAATTATTCATCTTTCTCTGAACAAGAGACCTCAGGACAAAATGAAGAATTATCACCACCAACAGGAAAAGTAATTCCAGCACAGCACACTGAGATGTCACCAGCACCGCAATGTAATAGTTCTACTGCACAACAACATGAGGTTTTGGCATCACTTCCAGATCTTGGCAGTACAATCATCCCAGACAAGAGTACTACTGCTGAATCCAGGACTGCACCACAAGCGAAGATCGCAGAGACACCACAGGTTGCTGGTATTATGGGACCACATAAGCAAGAAATTGCAGATACAGAAAAGAAGGGTGCTGGTGTAGAACAAAGTCAGACCTCAAGGGCATCAAGCAAAACTCCTGTGGCCTCCTGTGAAAACATAATTTCATCACAGCAGTATATCTCGTCTCAGAATTCAAGAACTGGAGCAACACAGATTGGGAGTACATTGGCATCACATACTACAATGCAGAATGCAACAGCAGTGCACAGTGTGACTGGCACAGAACTGAAAATTAGTGCTACAGCACCGCAAAGCAGCAGTGCCATCCTAGGACAAATTGAAAGTActgttcaaaataaacatattgcaGATCCGCAAGTGAAAAGTACATCAGTACCACCAAGCAAAAATACTAGTCAGAATAAGAAATCACCAGAGCCACAGGTTAAGAGTACACCACAAGCTGCATCACAAAGCAGAAGTACCAAGGAACCTAAGATAAAAAGCACTACAGCATCTCAAAGCAAAAGTACCACAATACCTCAAAGTACTGCAGTACTTAAAAGCAAAGAGACTTCTAAAGTGAAAAAGAAGAGTACTGCAGCAGTGCAGAGCACAAGCACAAGCACAAGCACTTCACCACCAAAGAATAAAAGTGCTGAAGCAGCTGAGAGTAGACACAACATGGCAATACCaggaaaaaatgttgcagaatCAGCTCAAAGCAAAAGCACTGCAGACAGCTTGCAGTGGATGACAGAAACAGCTGTTCCATCAGAACGGCCTGCTCACAAAGGAGAAGCAATTTCTCACTTAATGGAGAAGGATGCGCAGTCTCAAAAAAAAGCCATGTTTGTTCCTCTCACTCTGGTGGGCCCACCTGTCCCTAAATTAGCTGAAATTAAACATTGGTCTTCGGTCCCATTATCAACGCACCCTGCTCCCTGTGCTGACTCGACCAAAAGATCCTACCCAGACCGAGCTGGCTTAGCAGAAGGATTGGAGAATCTGTCCACAGACTTGGTAGCTAATGACACTGATAGTTCCTTACCTCAGACAGTCATTCATCAGACATCTGCTGTCAGCACAGCCATGCAAGACTTGACTTCCGGCTTCAGCCATTATGCTGACATGCCACCATCTAGCTTTGCGAGCTGCTCATTTGGTCAGTCTATGTCGTATGCAGCTGTAGCACAAAAACCCGCTGTGCCGGTGCCTCCAGGTGGGAGCCTCTTTCCTCAGGCTAGTTCTTCAGGTGAAAAAGTTGGCAAAAGCAGGCAGAGGAAGAGGTCACGAAGAGGGGGAAAGGGAAGGAAACAAGCAGTTAAAGTCAGTGCTTTTGAAATGCCAACATCCATCATGCCTTCCAGTATCATGGAGGACACAAGCTCTTCACCAGTTACTTTCAAAGGGTCTGGCAAAGTGCCAACCTCATTCGCTCCCCTGCCCAATGGTCAGGTATGGCTTGCCTATGGTGACAGAGATCCACATATTGACCTGATGAATGAAGATAAGATCATTGAACGGGTCCGCGTTGGAGGCAACATCTACCAGGTCTCTTGCATCACTGATGAATGCATCGCTCTCTTGTCTCAGTCACCATACCCTCGACTTCTGCTGATTGACAGCACCAAAAAGCCTTCTGAAATGCATGTATTGGATATGAAGACGACTGCATTCAGCGTTGGTTTCACAGGCATAGCTGTCTGCGGCTATAGGTCTCTTTTGTGGATACATCTGAATAGTGGAGCCAAAGAGCTGATTGTGTCAGAAGAGGATTCTACCTTCATAAAGACCAGTTCATGTGCTGTGATGTTTCGAGATGGAAGTGAAGTCATCTGTGTGGCAGACAAAGGAGGACATGCTGtatgtttctttgaaaagaaattaaagaaaggtGCTATAACCCTTGAGCCATACACAGGCGCTGGGCTTCACCCCAGTGACCAGAAGAAGGATTTCACTCCCATCAGTGTATCAGCACACAGTGCTGGTTTTCTTGGAATCTTGGACTCTACAACCCAGTCTGTCCTAATCCTTGATTCCAAGCTGCAGCTGACTTCAGTCATCTCTAAGCAACATCTGTGCTGTGGTATTCCCTCAGTCATTGCATTCTCAGCAGACAGTTCCTGCAAGCTCTGGGTCGCTTCAGAGCCTGGCCCCTTATGTCTGGCACCCTTACTGTTGCTCTACATTTGA
- the LOC112553619 gene encoding uncharacterized protein LOC112553619 isoform X1: MDAIVEKDLSQAELSSSGVLKETNSRIQPVQVTFGFETLTGVPVGDSTDHSRELQSGMEAEGKQLCTCSLVEQFNRDWSIRCSQLQNLTPEQYYLVLLEHLQFVQKLTNSQPSVNKIPDSIDGENKNTNSSAPDHEGIQPCPLHGFMSQAEGTSLLNLYFNHEGILPGSSGLVGGIAGILDSLGAQARSSAQEEEELPQGKKLMKLKDRIEKELQNLHEKENYMKKTLRELTASKTKVDKEWAAYISQLHSRLDKQHRQAKEVFYKKHSSCEKKIKERQIEVCSYQTQLTNLLARVETALHHDGCPQPSSGFKTLKKELTTILSMMPEFQVVAKPSYSLHLPKDASKSLPYIVGLVKIISDPKMASSENVNIIITESQIGSVTELKGRMSKTFQDTRSNAPHSENRLSQYDKSTGPPKGIITSLPENENIMPAFSKSFTAVEEESSNELENINTVQNRTITVPLSGGTTVPQNCSSAVSESCSILASQISNITASQSSSANVSQNSDTLTAPHCKGTVGEVEHADLRSLLVTDNSDKSVLTAEPCFTNPDVQASQRPFFVPLTSVFPPVPKLRSVEMRQPSAVPLLNSDQLHSQSFTHQASQKEDDLGPGYQSLEIAGRQTSFCHILQREDMQNYTACYTGGDFQSKMSASLPTTSIYSPVDDSTSLTTPPCSPVLDTGAQSMFSLASSHLDTTSLQDYSPHHTVGNTFVDAFPPAALGSLSGLDVAFRDRVAQVPFSHAHMFPFLRFSECSNFISPTNLEDNIQSSWQSSSTHHDDEVKDIIYDSSSLVMGGADTYGGIQTSPCSGDSSVMTPLDAAGFQHNKSLSYAAAAQKIPISVPPGFQSLPQGGQFHAGSEQKFSETLSASSAISIKCKKSRHRRRGKGRNSCKAESLQMAASTIPTSIRADNTSSFVTFVGSGKVPTSFAPLPNGQVWLAYGFSDQYIELMDEDHMTERITIGGYTTHISCLNEERILLLSQSPEPVLQILDGNHKLTVVRKLKMKVNAVCAGDTGIAVCSSILLLWIPRYRGTEEWVVSKESSCFKEACSCTVMFRDRSEVICVADKEGHAVFFFEKKSRKGAARLTPYTGADFYQGDQEFTPISVSAHSAGFLGILDSTTQSVLILDSKLQLISVISRQDLCCGSPSVIAFSADSSCKLWVASEPGPICLASLPLN, from the exons ATGGATGCCATTGTGGAGAAGGATCTCTCACAGGCAGAGTTATCATCATCTGGGGTCCTTAAAGAGACAAATTCTAGAATTCAACCTGTACAAGTAACCTTTGGATTTGAAACATTAACAGGAGTCCCAGTAGGAGACAGCACTGACCACTCTAGAGAGTTGCAGAGTGGGATGGAAGCAGAAGGGAAACAGTTGTGTACATGCTCATTAGTAGAGCAGTTTAACCGGGACTGGTCCATTAGATGCAGTCAGTTACAGAATCTGACCCCTGAACAGTACTACTTGGTTCTCCTGGAGCATCTCCAGTTTGTTCAGAAATTAACAAACAGCCAACCATCAGTTAATAAAATCCCTGACAGTATtgatggagaaaacaaaaatacaaactcCTCTGCTCCTGACCATGAAGGAATTCAGCCCTGCCCACTACATGGATTCATGTCACAAGCAGAAGGCACAAGCCTGTTAAACTTGTATTTTAATCATGAAGGCATCCTTCCAGGTTCATCTGGTCTTGTTGGAGGTATTGCAGGGATCTTGGATAGTCTAGGTGCACAAGCACGAAGTTCTGCTCAAGAGGAAGAAGAGCTTCCACAAGGGAAAAAACTGATGAAGCTGAAAGACAGAATTGAAAAAGAGTTGCAGAATCTGCATGAAAAAGAGAACTATATGAAGAAAACCTTGAGAGAGCTAACGGCATCCAAAACAAAG GTGGATAAAGAATGGGCGGCCTATATCAGCCAGCTTCACTCCAGACTAGATAAGCAGCACCGCCAGGCCAAGGAAGTGTTCTATAAAAAACACAGCAGTTGcgaaaaaaagataaaggaacGTCAGATCGAG GTATGCAGCTATCAGACCCAGCTAACAAACCTTCTGGCTCGCGTGGAAACAGCACTTCATCATGATGGGTGCCCCCAACCATCTTCTGgctttaaaactttaaagaaggAGTTGACTACGATTCTAAGTATGATGCCTGAATTTCAG GTAGTGGCCAAGCCTTCCTATTCTTTGCATCTTCCCAAAGACGCCAGCAAAAGCCTACCCTACATTGTGGGTTTGGTAAAAATCATATCTGATCCAAAGATGGCTTCATCTGAAAATGTGAATATCATAATTACAGAATCACAAATTGGAAGTGTTACAGAACTTAAAGGCAGGATGAGTAAAACATTTCAAGACACAAGAAGTAATGCACCACACAGTGAAAACCGCTTGTCACAGTATGACAAGAGTACTGGTCCACCAAAAGGCATAATTACATCTCTGCCAGAAAATGAGAACATAATGCCAGCATTTAGCAAGAGTTTCACAGCGGTGGAAGAAGAGAGCAGTAATGAACTAGAGAATATAAATACAGTGCAGAATAGGACTATTACTGTACCCCTAAGTGGTGGTACAACAGTACCACAAAACTGCAGTAGTGCAGTCTCAGAAAGCTGCAGTATTCTAGCATCACAAATCAGCAACATTACAGCATCACAAAGTAGTAGTGCTAATGTTTCACAAAATAGTGACACCTTAACAGCACCACATTGCAAGGGTACTGTAGGAGAGGTAGAACACGCAGATTTGCGTTCATTGCTGGTGACAGATAATTCTGATAAATCAGTGCTGACTGCTGAGCCATGCTTTACAAACCCGGACGTTCAAGCTTCACAAAGGCCATTTTTCGTTCCATTGACTTCTGTTTTCCCCCCTGTTCCTAAATTACGTTCAGTAGAAATGAGACAACCATCAGCAGTGCCTTTGTTAAACAGTGACCAGTTGCACAGTCAGTCCTTTACACATCAAGCTTCTCAGAAAGAAGATGATCTGGGGCCTGGTTATCAATCCTTAGAGATAGCAGGCAGGCAGACATCTTTCTGTCACATTCTTCAGAGAGAAGACATGCAGAACTACACAGCATGCTACACTGGTGGTGATTTCCAATCCAAAATGTCAGCATCTCTTCCCACAACTTCCATTTACTCACCTGTTGATGATTCAACCTCTCTCACAACACCCCCTTGCTCACCTGTTTTAGACACAGGTGCTCAGAGCATGTTTTCTCTTGCAAGTTCTCATCTGGACACAACTTCCTTACAAGATTATTCACCGCACCATACTGTCGGCAACACTTTTGTAGATGCTTTTCCACCAGCTGCATTAGGTTCTCTGTCAGGGCTGGATGTAGCATTCAGAGACAGAGTTGCACAAGTTCCTTTTTCCCATGCCCATATGTTTCCCTTTTTGAGATTTTCAGAATGTTCTAATTTCATTTCACCAACAAATCTGGAAGACAATATACAGTCTTCCTGGCAGAGCTCTTCAACACACCATGATGACGAAGTGAAAGATATTATTTATGATTCTTCATCTCTAGTGATGGGTGGTGCTGATACCTATGGAGGCATTCAGACTTCTCCTTGTTCAGGTGATAGCTCAGTTATGACACCACTGGATGCTGCAGGCTTTCAGCACAATAAATCTTTGTCATATGCAGCAGCTGCACAGAAAATTCCTATTTCTGTGCCGCCAGGCTTCCAGTCTTTGCCACAAGGTGGTCAGTTTCATGCAGGGTCAGAGCAGAAATTTTCAGAAACCTTGTCAGCTTCGTCTGCAATCTCTATCAAATGTAAGAAATCCAGACACAGGAGAAGAGGAAAAGGGAGAAATTCATGCAAGGCTGAGTCATTACAAATGGCAGCATCAACAATTCCAACCAGCATCAGGGCAGACAACACCTCCTCCTTTGTCACTTTTGTAGGAAGTGGAAAGGTACCAACCTCGTTTGCTCCACTGCCCAATGGCCAGGTCTGGCTTGCCTATGGGTTTAGTGATCAATACATTGAGCTGATGGATGAAGACCATATGACTGAGCGCATCACAATTGGTGGATACACCACTCACATCTCCTGTCTTAATGAAGAACGCATTCTGCTCCTTTCCCAGTCTCCAGAGCCAGTTCTTCAAATTCTTGATGGAAATCACAAGCTTACGGTTGTACGTAAGTTAAAGATGAAGGTCAATGCTGTCTGTGCCGGTGATACTGGCATTGCAGTCTGCAGCAGCATATTGCTTCTGTGGATACCCAGATATCGTGGCACTGAAGAGTGGGTTGTGTCGAAAGAAAGTTCTTGCTTTAAAGAGGCCTGCTCATGTACTGTAATGTTTCGAGACAGAAGTGAAGTCATCTGTGTGGCAGACAAAGAAGGACATGCAGTGTTTTTCTTTGAGAAGAAATCGAGAAAAGGTGCAGCTCGCCTTACTCCTTACACAGGGGCAGATTTTTATCAGGGTGATCAAGAGTTCACTCCCATAAGTGTTTCAGCACACAGTGCTGGTTTTCTTGGAATCTTGGACTCCACAACCCAGTCTGTCCTGATCCTTGATTCCAAGCTCCAGTTGATTTCAGTCATCTCTAGGCAAGATCTGTGCTGTGGTAGTCCCTCAGTCATCGCATTCTCAGCAGACAGTTCCTGCAAGCTCTGGGTCGCATCAGAACCTGGCCCCATATGTCTTGCTTCTCTTCCCTTGAATTAA